The sequence below is a genomic window from Desulfobulbus oligotrophicus.
TTCTTAACCTCATCCAAGGTCAGCGGCTTAACTTCAGCAGGTGCAGGCACTACACCGTATTTCCACTCCAGGAATTTCTTGCCGGTTACCGGATACAGTGCATAAAGCACCAGATCATCCATATCCTTGGCAAGATCACCAATTTCCTGCTTGGCTTTTTCGAGCTCAGGCTCAATCACCTCAGCCGGTCGACAGGTGATCGGAGTCTCTCCGCGAGAGTATCCCTTCAGTGCCTTCTTCTGCAGTTCAGCATCAATCGGTACCGCTGTTTTTCCATACAGGCCGTAGCACAGATCTTTAACCTGAGCTGTGATCATCTTGTAACGCTCTTCCGGAGTGTCAAAAAGAACGTTGTTCACGGTCTGAATACCAACGATCTGGCTGGTTGGGGTAACCAGAGGAATCTGGCCGAGTTCTTTACGAACACGAGGCAGTTCTTTATACACCTCATCAATCTTATCAAGAGCATCCATCTCGCGCAGCTGATTGACCAGGTTGGAGAGCATTCCACCGGGGGTCTGATGCAGAAGCACGTTGATGTCGATGGTGGAAAGCTTGGAGTCGTCAAGAAGATGCTTATATTTCGGCATAACTTCTTTCTCAAGGATCTCATTGATCTGAGCAAGCTTTTTGATGTCAAAACCTGTGTCACGGTTTGTACCGAGCAGTGCCATTACCAGCGGTTCAACAGCTGGATGAGCAGTGCGGAAAGCATACGGTGTCATACAGGTGTCAACAATATCCACCCCGGCCTCAATAGCCTTCAGATGACTCATGGATGCCATACCTGAAGTAAAGTGGCTGTGCAGATGAACCGGAGTTTTGGAAACTTCCTTAATAGCCTTCACAATAGCATAGGCATCATAAGGTGCGATAAGACCAGCCATATCCTTGATACAAATGGAATCCGCCCCCATGGCATCCAGATCCTTGGCTTTGTTCACATAGTACTCAAGATTGTAAACATCACCGCCTAATCTGGGTTCGGTCAAACTGTAGCAGATGCAGCCCTGAAAATGCTTACCAGACGCCTTGATGGCCTTAACAACGGTTTCAAAGTTCCGATAGTCGTTCAGTGCATCAAAGGTTCGGAAAATATCCATGCCATTTGCAACAGCGCGTTCAACAAAAGCAGTGGCTGTATCATCGGCATAGTTCCGATAGCCCACCAGGTTTTGCGCGCGCAGAAGCATGGAGAAAGGGGTCTTCTTTATATATCGTTTAAGTGTGCGGAGTCGCTCCCATGGATCCTCATTCAGGTACCGATGCATGGTATCAAATGTGGCCCCGCCCCAAGTCTCAAGAGCCCAAAAACCAACCTCGTCCATCAATTCAGCAACCGGAATCATATCTTCGGTCCGACCGCGAGTGGCGAACAGAGATTGGTGACCATCACGGAAACTGAGGTCCATCACCTTGACCGGATGTTCAGCTGCTGGCCGGTCGGTAGCATAATTCATAGCGGTCATTTTTACTTGGTCGCTCATTTCAAAATCTCCCTGTTGTGCGTTGTCGTTAAACGTTCAATTGTTGAAAGACCTATCAGAAGGCTTTCATCTGGATCAGCCTACGAAAATTCATAATATCCTGACGGCCGGCGATCGCCCACAGACTAGGTCCGGCTTGTGCAGCAGATCGAGCAGCAGCGAGCTGAGCCTGATATGCCGCCTCTTCCTCCTGCATTATATAGGCGTTAACAGCCGCAAGGGCAGCAGCCAACTTCTTATTTTTTTGTGCCATTGATCATCCTCTGATTTTTTGAAGGCCCGGCAATAAGCCGAGCCTATGAAGAGTACTTACAGCGGGATGTTACCATGTTTCTTCATTGGGATCGTATCACGCTTTCCTGAGATCGACTCAAGTGCATTGATGATGCGGAAACGGGTTTCAGCCGGTTCAATAACAGCATCAATGTAACCTCGTTCAGCAGCACAATAGGGATTAGAGAAGTTTTCGTTGTACTCGTCCTCTTTCTCTTTCAGAAATGCAGCCGGGTCATCAGCAGACTTGGCTCCCTTTGCATAAAGAACCTCTACCGCACCCTTCGATCCCATGACCGCAATTTCACCGGTGGGCCAGGAATAGTTTATATCTGTGCGCAGGTGTTTGGAGGACATAACACAGTAGGCTCCACCATAGGCCTTACGTGTGATAATGGTGATTTTGGGAACCGTTGATTCGGCATAAGCAAACATCAGCTTGGCACCATTACGAATGACCCCGCCAAACTCCTGATTGGTTCCGGGAAGGAAGCCGGGAACATCAACAAAGGTAATGATCGGAATATTAAAGCAGTCACAAAAACGGACAAAGCGAGCACCCTTAATCGAGGTATCGATGTCGAGTACACCGGCATAAGAGGAGGGCTGATTCGCAACGATGCCGACGGCCTTACCACTGTAACGGGCGAAGCCGACGATAATGTTGGGAGCAAAATTCTTCTTAATCTCAAAAAAGATACTGTTGTCCACTGTCTCCATGATAACCTTCTTCATGTCATATGCCATGTTCGGGTTATCCGGAATGATGTCATTGAGCACTTCAGAACGACGGTTAACAGGGTCATCACATGGAGCATCGGGAGGATTCTCAAGGTTGTTCTGCGGCAGATAGCTCATCAAATCCTTGATGTACTGGATAGCGTCATCCTCATTTTCAGCAGCATAGTCGGTGACGCCGGATTTGGTTGTATGCATAACCGCCCCACCTAATGTCTCGGTGGTGACATCTTCATGGCAAACAGTCTTGACGACTTTCGGCCCGGTCAGGAACATGTAGGATTGAATTTTGACCTGGATAATGAAGTCCGTCAAAGCAGGTGAGTACACCGCACCACCGGCACAGGGTCCGAAAACACCAGAAATTTGCGGAACAACACCAGAGGCCAATACGTTGCGGGTAAAGATCTCGGTGTAGCCGGCCAGAGCCTCGATACCTTCCTGGATACGAGCACCGCCGGAATCGTTCAAACCGATGACCGGTATGCCGTTTCGCATACCCAGATCCATTACCTTGCAGATCTTTTCGGCCAATGTTCCGGAAAGTGATCCCGCCAACACGGAGAAATCCTGTGCATAAATATATACGGGACGACCATGGAGTTTCCCGTAGCCCGTGACAATACCGTCACCTAGAAACTTAATCTTCTCCATGCCGAAATTATAACAGCGATGGAGCTTGAAAGCATCGTA
It includes:
- a CDS encoding pyruvate carboxylase subunit B is translated as MSDQVKMTAMNYATDRPAAEHPVKVMDLSFRDGHQSLFATRGRTEDMIPVAELMDEVGFWALETWGGATFDTMHRYLNEDPWERLRTLKRYIKKTPFSMLLRAQNLVGYRNYADDTATAFVERAVANGMDIFRTFDALNDYRNFETVVKAIKASGKHFQGCICYSLTEPRLGGDVYNLEYYVNKAKDLDAMGADSICIKDMAGLIAPYDAYAIVKAIKEVSKTPVHLHSHFTSGMASMSHLKAIEAGVDIVDTCMTPYAFRTAHPAVEPLVMALLGTNRDTGFDIKKLAQINEILEKEVMPKYKHLLDDSKLSTIDINVLLHQTPGGMLSNLVNQLREMDALDKIDEVYKELPRVRKELGQIPLVTPTSQIVGIQTVNNVLFDTPEERYKMITAQVKDLCYGLYGKTAVPIDAELQKKALKGYSRGETPITCRPAEVIEPELEKAKQEIGDLAKDMDDLVLYALYPVTGKKFLEWKYGVVPAPAEVKPLTLDEVKKRDEMIAKAKAGKLVEPKAEAPEKTDNVRTFNVFVDGEYFNVEVDPTGDFQPMVAAAPRPAVAAPKPAAAAPAAAPAAAPAAAPAAAPAPAVEGGTPLVAPMPGLVIKNLVNVGDAVKAGDPILVLEAMKMENNLGSPCDGTVKQLLCNSGDSVAINTVLAVIG
- a CDS encoding acyl-CoA carboxylase subunit beta is translated as MSTREKLEQLKKKTAQALLGGGQDKIDKIHAKGKYTARERIQLLLDPGTFEEYDAFKLHRCYNFGMEKIKFLGDGIVTGYGKLHGRPVYIYAQDFSVLAGSLSGTLAEKICKVMDLGMRNGIPVIGLNDSGGARIQEGIEALAGYTEIFTRNVLASGVVPQISGVFGPCAGGAVYSPALTDFIIQVKIQSYMFLTGPKVVKTVCHEDVTTETLGGAVMHTTKSGVTDYAAENEDDAIQYIKDLMSYLPQNNLENPPDAPCDDPVNRRSEVLNDIIPDNPNMAYDMKKVIMETVDNSIFFEIKKNFAPNIIVGFARYSGKAVGIVANQPSSYAGVLDIDTSIKGARFVRFCDCFNIPIITFVDVPGFLPGTNQEFGGVIRNGAKLMFAYAESTVPKITIITRKAYGGAYCVMSSKHLRTDINYSWPTGEIAVMGSKGAVEVLYAKGAKSADDPAAFLKEKEDEYNENFSNPYCAAERGYIDAVIEPAETRFRIINALESISGKRDTIPMKKHGNIPL